From a single Candidatus Methylomirabilota bacterium genomic region:
- a CDS encoding outer membrane protein assembly factor BamD: protein MSSLLLLALLLGGCSAGGWFVDLFKQRPTPLQPASDLYAAGEAEMNKKRYEEARLQFRKVVERHPQSTYAPKAKFLVGEAYYREGEFDKAIKEFEGFLAFFPRHEISDLAQYRLAMSYYDQMKPVEQDQSITARAIDQFKKLVREYPDSRYASDALAKIDVCRGRLAQKELWVASYYLNQGNIVAARQRLEVVLKDYPRTLVVPEALFRLGEVAAMEGKSDESRARFERLAGEFPYTEWGRRAAQRLKTAAR, encoded by the coding sequence GTGTCGTCCCTCCTCCTCCTGGCGCTCCTCCTCGGAGGCTGCTCGGCCGGCGGCTGGTTCGTGGACCTCTTCAAGCAGCGGCCCACGCCGCTTCAGCCGGCGTCCGACCTCTACGCGGCAGGCGAGGCCGAGATGAACAAGAAGCGGTACGAAGAGGCCCGCCTACAGTTCCGCAAGGTGGTCGAGCGCCACCCGCAGTCCACGTACGCGCCCAAGGCCAAGTTCCTCGTCGGCGAGGCCTACTACCGGGAGGGCGAGTTCGACAAGGCCATCAAGGAGTTCGAGGGCTTCCTGGCCTTCTTCCCCCGCCACGAGATCTCCGATCTGGCGCAGTACCGGCTCGCCATGAGCTACTACGACCAGATGAAGCCGGTGGAGCAGGATCAGTCCATCACCGCGAGAGCCATCGATCAGTTCAAGAAGCTCGTTCGCGAGTACCCCGACAGCCGCTACGCCTCGGACGCCCTCGCCAAGATCGACGTGTGCCGCGGTCGCCTTGCCCAGAAGGAGCTGTGGGTCGCCAGCTACTATCTCAACCAGGGCAACATCGTGGCTGCTCGGCAGCGCCTCGAGGTGGTGCTGAAGGACTATCCGCGCACGCTCGTGGTGCCGGAGGCCCTGTTCCGGCTCGGCGAGGTCGCCGCGATGGAGGGCAAGTCCGACGAGTCGCGGGCCCGCTTCGAGCGGCTCGCCGGCGAGTTCCCGTACACCGAGTGGGGGCGCCGCGCCGCGCAGCGCCTCAAGACCGCCGCGAGGTAG